In the genome of Tropicibacter oceani, one region contains:
- a CDS encoding DEAD/DEAH box helicase → MISTLSDALAERGYDQLTDVQEAVTAPELSEADLLVSAQTGSGKTVGFGLAIAPTLLGEDARFGPPAAPLALIVAPTRELAMQVQRELEWLFGKAGGRIAACIGGMDARQERRTLERGAHIVVGTPGRLRDHIMRGALDLTDIRAVVLDEADEMLDLGFREDLEYMLGEAPQDRRTLMFSATVSDSIAKMAEQFQRDAQRISTITGKAQHADIAYQAIQVTQRDAEHAIINLLRFHDAPNAIVFANTRATVARLTARLANRGLSVVSLSGELSQDERSHALQALRDGRAKVCVATDVAARGIDLPNLELVIHADLPQNTEALLHRSGRTGRAGRKGISALIVPDKISKKAARLLKWAKIEAEWTHAPGPEDILAKDEARLLADPVWNTAPTEQEAGFAAKLLAEYGAEKVAAACLSFFRAGLSAPEELNQPEARAPREDRGDFGPSAWFSLSIGRDKGAEARWLLPLILRVGNFEKANIGRIRVQDQETFVELSESVAADFLGSLGPDGLLENDVFGRQLDAEPAEIRQPPAHRGRPAQPHRKGPGGDRGDRGDRGDKKPWQGKPRSDDREKPRAPRPDRADKPARPAGEAATAHPARSERPARDDKPRDAKPYGKPAGKPAAKRDGKPFGKPEGKPAGKRDAKPYGKPEGKPAAKRDGKPFGKPEGKSFGKSEGKPFDKKGGKPAGKPGAKPGKPRPANAMDTSVRMDRPGSKGPGSKGPGKGKPVNRGGDSPLRRKPKSDR, encoded by the coding sequence ATGATCTCTACCCTTTCTGACGCCCTCGCCGAGCGCGGCTATGACCAATTGACCGACGTCCAAGAGGCCGTCACCGCGCCCGAGTTGTCAGAGGCGGACCTTCTGGTTTCAGCCCAAACCGGATCGGGCAAGACCGTGGGCTTTGGCCTGGCCATCGCACCGACCTTGCTGGGCGAAGACGCCCGTTTCGGACCGCCTGCCGCGCCGCTGGCGCTGATCGTGGCGCCGACGCGGGAACTGGCCATGCAGGTGCAGCGCGAACTTGAATGGCTGTTCGGCAAGGCCGGCGGTCGCATCGCCGCCTGTATCGGCGGCATGGACGCCCGCCAGGAACGGCGCACGCTGGAACGCGGCGCGCATATTGTCGTCGGCACCCCCGGACGCCTGCGCGATCACATCATGCGCGGCGCGCTGGATCTGACCGACATCCGCGCCGTGGTTCTGGACGAAGCCGACGAAATGCTGGACCTGGGATTTCGCGAGGACCTGGAATACATGCTGGGCGAGGCCCCGCAGGACCGCCGCACGCTGATGTTCTCGGCCACGGTATCGGATTCGATTGCCAAGATGGCCGAACAGTTCCAGCGCGACGCGCAGCGGATTTCGACCATCACCGGCAAGGCGCAGCACGCCGATATCGCCTACCAGGCGATTCAGGTCACCCAGCGCGATGCCGAACACGCCATCATCAACCTTCTGCGCTTTCACGATGCGCCCAATGCCATCGTCTTTGCCAACACCCGGGCCACCGTTGCCCGCCTGACCGCCCGACTGGCCAATCGCGGGTTGTCCGTGGTCAGCCTGTCTGGCGAGCTGTCGCAGGATGAACGCAGCCACGCCCTGCAGGCGCTGCGTGACGGCCGCGCCAAGGTCTGCGTTGCCACCGACGTCGCCGCGCGCGGCATCGACCTGCCCAACCTCGAACTGGTGATCCATGCCGATCTGCCGCAAAACACCGAGGCGCTGCTGCACCGTTCGGGCCGCACCGGCCGCGCCGGGCGCAAGGGCATCTCGGCGCTGATCGTGCCGGACAAGATTTCCAAGAAGGCCGCGCGCCTGCTGAAATGGGCCAAGATCGAGGCCGAGTGGACCCACGCCCCCGGCCCCGAGGACATCCTGGCCAAGGACGAGGCCCGTCTGCTGGCCGATCCGGTCTGGAACACCGCCCCCACCGAGCAGGAGGCAGGCTTTGCCGCCAAGCTGCTGGCCGAATATGGCGCCGAAAAGGTCGCCGCCGCCTGCCTCAGCTTTTTCCGCGCCGGCCTGTCCGCCCCCGAAGAGCTGAACCAGCCCGAAGCCCGCGCCCCGCGCGAGGACCGCGGCGATTTCGGCCCCTCGGCCTGGTTTTCCCTGTCCATCGGCCGCGACAAGGGCGCCGAGGCGCGCTGGCTTTTGCCGCTGATCCTGCGTGTCGGGAACTTTGAAAAGGCCAATATCGGGCGCATCCGCGTGCAGGACCAGGAAACTTTTGTCGAATTGTCCGAAAGCGTGGCCGCCGATTTCCTTGGCAGCCTTGGCCCGGACGGCTTGCTTGAAAACGATGTCTTTGGCCGCCAGCTGGACGCCGAGCCCGCCGAGATCCGTCAACCCCCGGCCCATCGCGGTCGCCCTGCGCAGCCGCACCGCAAGGGGCCCGGCGGCGATCGGGGTGATCGTGGTGATCGTGGCGACAAGAAGCCCTGGCAGGGTAAGCCCCGCTCGGACGATCGCGAAAAACCCCGCGCCCCGCGCCCCGACCGCGCGGACAAGCCCGCCAGACCGGCCGGCGAAGCGGCCACCGCCCATCCCGCGCGCAGCGAACGTCCCGCTAGGGACGACAAACCGCGCGACGCCAAGCCCTATGGCAAACCGGCGGGCAAGCCCGCGGCGAAACGGGACGGCAAACCCTTTGGCAAGCCCGAAGGGAAACCGGCCGGCAAGCGCGACGCGAAACCCTATGGAAAACCCGAAGGCAAACCCGCCGCCAAGCGCGATGGCAAACCCTTCGGCAAGCCCGAGGGAAAGTCGTTCGGCAAAAGCGAAGGCAAGCCCTTCGACAAGAAGGGCGGCAAGCCTGCCGGCAAACCCGGCGCCAAGCCGGGCAAACCGCGGCCGGCCAATGCCATGGACACTTCGGTGCGCATGGACCGCCCGGGCAGCAAGGGTCCCGGCAGCAAGGGTCCAGGCAAAGGCAAACCGGTCAACCGGGGCGGCGATTCCCCCCTGCGTCGCAAACCCAAAAGCGACCGTTAA